A part of Amycolatopsis lurida genomic DNA contains:
- a CDS encoding ArsB/NhaD family transporter has protein sequence MVSIALLLVVLAFAVIRPRGLPEAVAAVPAAVIVLAAGAISFSDALDEVARLAPVVGFLAAVLVLAKMCDDEGLFQAAGTLMARFSRGRPQRLLPAVFVVAAAVTVVLSLDATVVLLTPVVFATAARMGARAKPHAYACTHLANSASLLLPVSNLTNLLAVAATGISFLRFTALMTLPWLAAVLTEYVVFRRFFATDLAARPRGGNAVPDGKVPAFVLVVLVLTLAGFVVTSLLDISPAWAAFAGAAVLACRALVRRRTSPAAIVRSASIPFVAFVLALAIVVRAVVDNGLDEALSHLVPTSTSFLALLGAAAVAAVLANLINNLPAVLVLLPLAAAGGGTPVVLAVLIGVNLGPNLTYVGSLATLLWRRILHRHDTRAELGEFTRLGLLTVPASIVLAVGGLWLGLVLTSTQ, from the coding sequence ATGGTGTCCATCGCGCTTTTGCTGGTGGTCCTGGCCTTCGCGGTGATCCGGCCACGCGGTCTTCCGGAAGCGGTCGCCGCCGTCCCCGCCGCGGTGATCGTCCTGGCGGCCGGAGCGATCTCGTTCTCCGACGCTCTCGACGAGGTGGCCAGGCTCGCCCCGGTCGTCGGCTTTCTCGCCGCCGTACTCGTCCTGGCCAAAATGTGCGACGACGAAGGACTGTTCCAGGCGGCGGGGACGCTCATGGCGCGGTTCAGCCGGGGACGGCCGCAACGGCTGCTGCCGGCGGTGTTCGTCGTCGCCGCGGCGGTCACCGTGGTGCTCAGCCTCGACGCCACCGTCGTCCTCCTGACCCCGGTCGTGTTCGCCACCGCCGCGCGGATGGGCGCGCGGGCCAAACCGCACGCCTACGCCTGCACGCATCTGGCGAACTCGGCCTCGTTGCTGCTGCCGGTGTCCAATCTGACCAATCTGCTCGCCGTCGCCGCGACCGGGATCTCGTTCCTGCGGTTCACCGCGCTGATGACCTTGCCCTGGCTCGCGGCGGTGCTCACCGAATACGTGGTGTTCCGCCGGTTCTTCGCCACCGACCTGGCGGCCCGGCCACGAGGCGGGAATGCGGTCCCGGACGGCAAGGTCCCGGCGTTCGTCCTCGTCGTGCTGGTCCTGACGCTGGCCGGGTTCGTGGTCACGTCGCTGCTGGACATCAGCCCCGCGTGGGCCGCGTTCGCCGGGGCCGCCGTCCTGGCGTGCCGCGCCCTCGTGCGGAGGCGGACCTCGCCCGCCGCGATCGTGCGGTCGGCGAGCATCCCCTTCGTCGCTTTCGTGCTCGCGCTGGCGATCGTGGTCCGCGCCGTCGTCGACAACGGACTGGACGAGGCGCTCAGTCACCTGGTGCCGACTTCCACCTCGTTCCTCGCCTTGCTCGGCGCCGCCGCGGTGGCGGCCGTACTCGCCAACCTGATCAACAACCTGCCCGCCGTGCTCGTGCTGCTGCCGCTCGCCGCCGCCGGCGGCGGGACACCGGTGGTGCTGGCCGTGCTGATCGGGGTCAACCTCGGGCCGAACCTGACCTACGTCGGTTCGCTGGCGACGCTGTTGTGGCGGCGGATCCTGCACCGGCACGACACTCGCGCCGAGCTGGGCGAGTTCACCCGGCTGGGGCTGCTCACCGTCCCGGCGTCCATCGTGCTCGCCGTCGGCGGGCTGTGGCTCGGGCTGGTCCTGACTTCCACTCAGTGA
- a CDS encoding bifunctional sugar phosphate isomerase/epimerase/4-hydroxyphenylpyruvate dioxygenase family protein — protein sequence MPGDTAIATVCLSGTLEDKLAAAAAAGFHGVEIFENDLIASRRTPSEVRRLCAGLGLTIDLYQPFRDFEAVPPDVLRANLRRARRKFDLMAELGADTVLVCSSVSPDAVDDDDLAAEQLHELASLAASRGIRVAYEALAWGRFVNTYEHAWRIVRRADHPALGVCLDSFHILSRRSDPRAIRTIPGEKIFFLQLADAPLLDMDVLHWSRHHRLFPGQGAFDLATFTGHVLAAGYRGPLSLEVFNDVFRQADPWPAAVDAMRSLVALRESVGALAVPEAPRLDGHAFAELAVPGTVLADLGFVHVGTHRSKPVHLWQQGSARLLVNEAAAEGTIGALGLTSANPAGSARRAEALLAPVLPREHGPDEADLSAVAAPDGTEIFFCGDEEWLRDFVPTGAAPAGMGITGIDHVALTQPFDHFDEATLFYRSVLGLRPEPVAEFAAPFGLVRSRAVGNRDVRLTLDSALVRRGEWAPGVPSPQHIALGCDDAIAVAGAMREAGAPLLSIPGNYYDDLDARFDLPFSAALRENSVLYDRDPSGEFLHFCTELVGSRVFFEVVQRIGGYRGYGVVNTPVYMTAHRERRLSLAR from the coding sequence ATGCCCGGTGACACCGCCATCGCGACCGTCTGCCTTTCCGGCACGCTGGAGGACAAGCTCGCCGCGGCCGCCGCGGCCGGTTTCCACGGCGTCGAAATCTTCGAGAACGACCTGATCGCGTCCCGGCGGACGCCGTCGGAGGTTCGGCGGCTGTGCGCCGGCCTCGGCCTCACGATCGATCTCTATCAGCCGTTCCGCGATTTCGAGGCGGTGCCACCGGACGTGCTCCGCGCGAACCTCCGCCGGGCGCGGCGGAAGTTCGACCTCATGGCCGAACTCGGGGCCGACACCGTCCTGGTCTGTTCGTCGGTCTCGCCCGACGCCGTCGACGACGACGATCTCGCCGCCGAACAGCTGCACGAACTGGCTTCGCTGGCCGCGTCGCGCGGAATCCGTGTCGCCTACGAAGCGCTCGCGTGGGGCCGGTTCGTGAACACCTACGAGCACGCGTGGCGCATCGTGCGGCGAGCCGACCATCCGGCGCTGGGAGTCTGCCTCGACAGCTTCCACATCCTGTCGCGCCGCAGCGATCCCCGCGCGATCCGGACGATCCCCGGCGAGAAGATCTTCTTCCTGCAACTCGCCGACGCGCCGCTGCTGGACATGGACGTGCTGCACTGGAGCAGGCACCACCGGCTCTTCCCCGGACAGGGCGCGTTCGACCTGGCCACGTTCACCGGGCACGTCCTGGCGGCGGGTTACCGAGGACCGCTTTCGCTGGAGGTGTTCAACGACGTCTTCCGGCAGGCGGATCCGTGGCCCGCGGCCGTCGACGCCATGCGATCGCTGGTGGCTCTGCGCGAATCCGTTGGCGCCCTTGCGGTTCCCGAGGCACCTCGGCTGGATGGGCACGCCTTCGCGGAGCTCGCCGTTCCGGGCACCGTGCTCGCGGATCTCGGCTTCGTACACGTAGGCACCCATCGCTCGAAGCCGGTTCACCTGTGGCAGCAGGGATCGGCGCGGCTGTTGGTGAACGAAGCCGCCGCGGAGGGCACGATCGGTGCGCTCGGCCTGACCAGCGCGAACCCGGCCGGATCGGCACGGCGCGCCGAGGCTCTGCTCGCACCCGTGCTGCCGCGTGAACACGGCCCGGACGAGGCGGACCTGTCCGCCGTCGCCGCCCCGGACGGGACCGAGATCTTCTTCTGTGGCGACGAAGAATGGCTTCGCGACTTCGTTCCCACCGGAGCGGCCCCGGCCGGGATGGGGATCACCGGCATCGACCACGTCGCCCTGACCCAGCCTTTCGACCACTTCGACGAGGCGACGCTGTTCTACCGTTCGGTGCTCGGCCTGCGGCCCGAGCCGGTGGCCGAATTCGCGGCGCCGTTCGGGCTCGTGCGCAGCCGGGCGGTCGGGAACCGGGACGTCCGCCTCACCTTGGACAGTGCCCTGGTGCGGCGAGGGGAGTGGGCGCCGGGAGTGCCTTCGCCGCAACACATCGCTCTCGGTTGCGACGACGCGATCGCTGTCGCGGGGGCCATGAGGGAGGCGGGCGCGCCCCTGCTTTCGATCCCCGGGAACTACTACGACGACCTCGACGCGCGATTCGATCTGCCGTTTTCGGCCGCGCTGCGGGAGAATTCGGTGCTGTACGACCGGGACCCGTCCGGCGAGTTCCTGCACTTCTGCACCGAACTGGTCGGATCGCGCGTGTTCTTCGAGGTCGTCCAACGGATCGGCGGGTATCGCGGGTACGGGGTGGTGAACACGCCGGTGTACATGACCGCGCATCGGGAACGGCGGCTCAGTCTGGCGCGGTGA
- a CDS encoding TetR/AcrR family transcriptional regulator, whose amino-acid sequence MAAPSSEVERQRDKERTRAEILAVATREFADKGYAGARVDEIAARTSTTKRMIYYYFGGKEQLYVAALERAYATIRALEQDLDVDHLEPEDAIRQLAELTFDHHEANPDFIRLVSIENIHHGEHIARSEALSGMANPALDVLTRILGRGREAGRFRDDVDALDVHMVISSFCVFRLANRHTFSAIFGRDMLDPARREHYRLMLGDLVIEYLTA is encoded by the coding sequence GTGGCCGCACCGTCGTCCGAGGTCGAGCGCCAGCGCGACAAGGAACGCACCCGCGCCGAAATCCTCGCGGTGGCCACCAGGGAGTTCGCCGACAAGGGCTACGCCGGCGCCAGAGTGGACGAGATCGCCGCTCGCACGAGCACCACGAAGCGGATGATCTATTACTACTTCGGCGGCAAGGAGCAGCTCTACGTCGCCGCGCTCGAACGGGCGTACGCGACCATCCGCGCCCTCGAACAGGACCTCGACGTCGACCACCTCGAACCCGAGGACGCGATCCGCCAGCTCGCCGAGCTCACCTTCGACCACCATGAGGCGAACCCGGACTTCATCCGGCTCGTGAGCATCGAGAACATCCACCACGGCGAGCACATCGCCCGCTCGGAAGCCTTGTCCGGCATGGCCAATCCGGCCCTCGACGTGCTCACCCGCATCCTCGGCCGCGGCCGCGAAGCCGGCCGGTTCCGCGACGACGTCGACGCGCTCGACGTGCACATGGTGATCAGCTCGTTCTGCGTGTTCCGCCTCGCGAACCGGCATACCTTCTCGGCGATCTTCGGCCGCGACATGCTCGATCCGGCGCGCCGTGAGCACTATCGCCTGATGCTGGGCGACCTGGTGATCGAGTACCTGACGGCCTGA
- a CDS encoding IclR family transcriptional regulator has translation MPGNLSAPGASVTSRAFALLGAFDIDHRELSLTELAHRAGLPLPTAHRLARELVGLGALERREDRYAVGRRLWDLGLLAPVQFGLRQVAAPFLQDLYGATGATVHLGERDGDQVLYLDRLSGNASVPVVSRIGGRLPLHATGIGKVLLAWAPEDVQRQVLASLTRVTPYTITQPGRLREQLRRVRREGHAQTVEEMSRGACSVAVPIRPSGGDVVAALGLVVPDLSRGRARLISALQVAAAGIGRSLRVSLSGSDR, from the coding sequence ATGCCCGGGAACCTGTCGGCACCCGGCGCCAGCGTCACGTCGCGGGCGTTCGCGCTGCTCGGCGCCTTCGACATCGATCATCGCGAGCTGTCGCTGACCGAACTCGCGCATCGAGCAGGCCTGCCCCTGCCCACCGCGCACCGGCTCGCGCGCGAACTCGTGGGCCTGGGCGCGCTGGAGCGGCGCGAAGACCGGTACGCCGTCGGCAGGCGCCTGTGGGACCTCGGGCTGCTCGCGCCCGTCCAGTTCGGACTGCGGCAGGTCGCCGCCCCCTTCCTCCAGGATCTCTACGGCGCGACCGGTGCCACCGTGCACCTCGGCGAACGTGACGGTGACCAGGTGCTCTACCTCGACCGGCTGTCCGGGAACGCGTCCGTGCCGGTGGTCAGCCGGATCGGCGGACGGCTGCCGCTGCACGCCACCGGGATCGGGAAGGTCCTGCTGGCCTGGGCACCTGAGGACGTTCAGCGGCAAGTGCTCGCCTCGCTGACCCGCGTCACGCCGTACACCATCACGCAGCCCGGCCGCCTGCGGGAACAATTGCGCCGGGTCCGGCGGGAGGGTCACGCGCAGACCGTCGAGGAGATGAGCCGGGGCGCGTGCTCGGTCGCCGTGCCGATCAGGCCGTCGGGTGGCGACGTCGTCGCAGCGCTCGGACTGGTCGTCCCTGATCTGAGCCGCGGCCGGGCCCGGCTGATCTCCGCGCTCCAGGTCGCGGCCGCCGGAATCGGCCGAAGCCTGCGAGTTTCACTGAGTGGAAGCGACCGCTAG
- a CDS encoding 4-hydroxybenzoate 3-monooxygenase, whose protein sequence is MRTPVAIVGAGPAGLLLSHLLDLAGVESVLVETRSREYVEARIRAGILEQSTVDLLRETGLGERLDREGDEHRGIYLQWPEERHHIDFVDLVGRSVTVYGQTEVTKDLGRARAAAGQQIHYEVTDTAVHDIETERPYVTFTDADGAQQRLDADVVVGCDGSFGPCRTAIPDAVKQTWERTYPYSWLGVLADVAPSTDELIYAWHPDGFAMHSMRSATVSRLYLQVPNGTDIGAWSDDRIWEALATRLGHGQHGWTLTPGPITDKSVLPMRSFVQQPLRHGRLFLAGDAAHIVPPTGAKGLNLAVADVALLAPALAALVRDKDFALADAYSDTALRRVWRCTHFSWWMTTMLHRSGDPFDRQLQLSQLQWLARSEAGRAGLAENYAGLPIGF, encoded by the coding sequence ATGCGTACCCCAGTCGCCATCGTCGGCGCCGGCCCGGCCGGACTGCTCCTGTCGCATCTGCTCGATCTGGCAGGGGTCGAATCGGTGCTCGTCGAGACCCGCTCGCGCGAGTACGTCGAGGCGCGGATCCGAGCGGGCATTCTCGAACAATCCACAGTGGACCTTCTTCGGGAGACAGGACTCGGCGAGCGGCTGGACCGCGAAGGAGACGAGCACCGCGGCATCTACCTGCAATGGCCCGAGGAGCGGCACCACATCGACTTCGTGGACCTGGTGGGCCGAAGCGTCACTGTGTACGGCCAGACCGAGGTGACGAAGGACCTCGGCAGGGCACGTGCGGCGGCAGGGCAGCAGATCCACTACGAAGTCACCGACACCGCCGTACACGACATCGAGACCGAGCGGCCGTACGTCACCTTCACCGACGCGGACGGCGCACAGCAGCGGCTGGACGCCGACGTCGTCGTCGGCTGCGACGGCTCCTTCGGTCCCTGCCGCACCGCGATCCCCGACGCCGTGAAGCAGACTTGGGAACGCACCTACCCGTACTCATGGCTCGGCGTGCTCGCCGACGTCGCCCCGTCGACCGACGAGCTCATCTACGCCTGGCATCCCGACGGTTTCGCCATGCATTCGATGCGCTCGGCCACCGTCAGCAGGCTCTACCTGCAAGTGCCCAACGGCACCGACATCGGCGCCTGGTCCGACGACCGGATCTGGGAAGCGCTCGCGACCAGGCTCGGCCACGGCCAGCACGGCTGGACACTCACGCCGGGGCCGATCACCGACAAGAGTGTGCTGCCCATGCGCAGTTTCGTGCAGCAGCCCCTGCGGCACGGCCGCCTGTTCCTCGCCGGTGACGCCGCCCATATCGTGCCGCCCACTGGCGCGAAAGGCCTCAACCTCGCCGTCGCCGACGTCGCCCTCCTCGCCCCCGCACTGGCCGCTTTGGTGCGGGACAAGGATTTCGCGCTCGCCGACGCCTACTCCGACACCGCGCTGCGCCGGGTCTGGCGGTGTACGCACTTCTCGTGGTGGATGACGACGATGCTGCACCGATCCGGCGACCCGTTCGACCGGCAGTTGCAGCTTTCGCAGTTGCAGTGGCTGGCGCGGAGCGAGGCAGGACGGGCGGGGTTGGCGGAGAACTACGCGGGCTTGCCCATCGGGTTCTGA
- a CDS encoding shikimate dehydrogenase produces MTSYLIGLAGTGIGPSLSPALHEQEADELGLRYLYRRLDLDVLRLPIGEVLAAARIAGFDGLNITHPVKQQVMPYLDEVAPDAAALGAVNTVVFREGLATGHNTDATGFARNLIQGLPDAEMDTVVLLGAGGAGAAVAHALLSLGAGRLIVHDVDAARAGTLVTALRRRFGDGRALTGSLDDVRVADGLVHATPTGMAAYPGSPVPAESLRPGMWVADIVYRPLETTLLKQARERGCRTLHGGGMVVFQAADSFRLFTGAEPDADRMLRHFEALEGKPAHAR; encoded by the coding sequence GTGACCAGCTACCTCATCGGCCTGGCCGGTACCGGTATCGGGCCGTCGCTGAGCCCGGCGCTGCACGAACAGGAGGCCGACGAGCTCGGGCTGCGCTATCTCTACCGGCGGCTCGACCTCGACGTGCTGAGGCTGCCGATCGGCGAGGTGCTGGCCGCCGCGCGGATCGCGGGCTTCGACGGTCTCAACATCACCCATCCGGTGAAACAACAGGTGATGCCGTACCTCGACGAGGTCGCTCCGGACGCCGCGGCGCTCGGCGCGGTGAACACGGTGGTGTTCCGCGAAGGACTGGCGACCGGGCACAACACCGACGCGACCGGTTTCGCCCGCAACCTCATCCAGGGCCTCCCGGACGCCGAAATGGACACGGTCGTGCTCCTCGGCGCGGGCGGGGCGGGCGCGGCAGTGGCCCACGCCCTGCTTTCCTTGGGAGCCGGGCGGCTGATCGTCCACGACGTCGACGCCGCGCGTGCCGGAACCCTGGTCACCGCGCTGCGACGGCGGTTCGGCGACGGCCGGGCCCTGACCGGTTCCCTCGACGACGTCCGTGTCGCCGACGGCCTCGTCCACGCCACGCCGACCGGGATGGCCGCGTATCCGGGATCGCCCGTTCCCGCCGAGTCGCTGCGCCCGGGGATGTGGGTGGCCGACATCGTCTACCGGCCGCTGGAGACCACGCTGCTCAAGCAGGCGCGGGAGCGGGGTTGCCGGACGCTGCACGGCGGCGGGATGGTGGTCTTCCAGGCTGCGGATTCGTTCCGCCTGTTCACCGGCGCGGAACCGGACGCGGACCGGATGCTCCGGCATTTCGAAGCGCTGGAAGGGAAACCCGCCCATGCCCGGTGA